From the Hylaeus volcanicus isolate JK05 chromosome 4, UHH_iyHylVolc1.0_haploid, whole genome shotgun sequence genome, one window contains:
- the LOC128875566 gene encoding cytosolic purine 5'-nucleotidase isoform X5, producing the protein MELDNCNSHGDHENIAPNTPQHDNDPSGTKKWYRQASQRIFVNRSLHLENIKFYGFDMDYTLAEYKSPQYEQLGFTLLKDRLVSLGYPQEITAFEYDPSFPVRGLWFDTLYGNLLKVDAYGNILVCVHGFEFLKHSQVYELYPNKFLQLDESRVYVLNTLFNLPETYLLACLIDFFTNSPQYSREKTGVKEGELTMSFKSIFQDVRSAVDWIHLHGDLKTKTIENLDEYVKKDERLPMFLTRIRESGARVFLLTNSDYVFTDKIMTYLFDFPHGARPDEPHRNWKTYFDTIVVDARKPLFFGEGTILRQVDTRTGALKLGTHKGPLHTGEVYSGGSCDVFTELIGAKGKDVLYVGDHIFGDILKSKKIRGWRTFLIVPELVQELHVWTDKCQLFAELQNLDVMLGEMYKNLDSSTKEKPDISKLRASIRDVTHKMDLSYGMMGSLFRSGSRQTFFSSQVVRYADLYAATFLNLIYYPFSYMFRAPAMLMPHESTVAHEQRFVMETPMISRSRTFKFNDEEEEPTKPSKTLYVDSANNQIPHARPETPRNVTHTHDEDCSDEDSDSQKHGNHVRTCSRSGNCK; encoded by the exons AATATTTGTCAACCGTAGTCTAcatttagaaaacatcaaGTTCTATGGCTTCGATATGGATTACACGTTGGCAG AGTACAAGTCGCCGCAGTACGAGCAACTGGGTTTCACGTTGCTGAAAGATCGCCTCGTGTCGTTGGGATATCCGCAAGAAATTACAGCGTTCGAGTACGATCCAAGCTTTCCAGTGCGAGGGTTATGGTTCGACACTCTTTACGGAAATCTCTTGAAGGTGGATGCTTACGGAAACATTCTAGTTTGTGTTCACGGTTTCGAGTTTTTAAAACA TTCACAAGTATACGAGCTTTacccaaacaaatttttacaattgGACGAATCCAGGGTTTACGTGCTCAACACGCTGTTCAATCTTCCCGAAACGTATTTGCTAGCATGCCTGATAGACTTTTTTACCAATTCGCCGCAATACTCGCGAGAGAAGACAGGCGTGAAAGAAGGAGAGCTCACGATGAGCTTCAAGAGTATATTCCAGGACGTTCGAAGCGCAGTGGACTGGATACATCTACACGGTGACCTTAAAACTAAAACTATCGAGAATTTGGACGAGTACGTGAAAAAAGACGAAAGGCTACCGATGTTCCTTACCAGGATCCGGGAAAGCGGGGCGAGAGTGTTCCTTTTAACGAATAGCGATTACGTTTTTACCGATAAAATAATGACTTATCTCTTTGATTTTCCACACGGAGCAAGG CCCGACGAACCTCACAGAAATtggaaaacatattttgataCTATCGTAGTAGACGCCAGGAAGCCGTTGTTTTTCGGAGAAGGTACAATTTTGCGACAAGTAGATACGAGGACCGGTGCTTTGAAGCTAGGAACACACAAGGGCCCGCTTCATACAG GTGAAGTTTACTCAGGTGGTTCGTGCGACGTGTTCACCGAGCTTATAGGCGCAAAGGGCAAAGACGTTTTGTACGTTGGAGATCATATTTTTGGTGATATTTTaaagagtaaaaaaattaGAGGGTGGAGAACGTTTTTGATAGTGCCTGAACTCGTTCAAGAACTTCATGTTTGGACGGACAAGTGTCAATTATTCGCTGAATTACAGAACCTAGATGTTATGCTAGGAGAAATGTATAA AAATTTAGATAGCAGCACAAAAGAAAAACCTGACATTTCAAAGCTCCGAGCATCCATAAGGGACGTCACGCACAAAATGGATCTGTCTTACGGAATGATGGGTTCTCTGTTTCGTAGCGGAAGTAGGCAAACCTTTTTCAGCAGTCAAGTGGTGAGGTATGCTGATCTTTACGCGGCAACCTTCTTGAACCTCATTTATTATCCGTTCTCGTACATGTTTCGAGCTCCTGCCATGTTG ATGCCCCATGAAAGTACAGTGGCTCACGAACAGAGATTTGTAATGGAAACACCAATGATTAGTCGATCCCGAACTTTTAAGTTtaacgacgaagaagaagaaccaACCAAGCCTTCG AAGACGTTATACGTGGATTCTGCAAACAATCAAATACCACATGCAAGGCCTGAAACTCCGCGCAATGTAACGCATACACACGACGAAGATTGTAGTGACGAAGACAGTGACTCTCAAAAGCACGGGAATCACGTAAGAACGTGTTCAAGAAGTGGTAACtgtaaatga
- the LOC128875566 gene encoding cytosolic purine 5'-nucleotidase isoform X4, with the protein MLDFGLNLGTRMAKHNRSEQYLDSCNEGGGMQTDKRELGQRIFVNRSLHLENIKFYGFDMDYTLAEYKSPQYEQLGFTLLKDRLVSLGYPQEITAFEYDPSFPVRGLWFDTLYGNLLKVDAYGNILVCVHGFEFLKHSQVYELYPNKFLQLDESRVYVLNTLFNLPETYLLACLIDFFTNSPQYSREKTGVKEGELTMSFKSIFQDVRSAVDWIHLHGDLKTKTIENLDEYVKKDERLPMFLTRIRESGARVFLLTNSDYVFTDKIMTYLFDFPHGARPDEPHRNWKTYFDTIVVDARKPLFFGEGTILRQVDTRTGALKLGTHKGPLHTGEVYSGGSCDVFTELIGAKGKDVLYVGDHIFGDILKSKKIRGWRTFLIVPELVQELHVWTDKCQLFAELQNLDVMLGEMYKNLDSSTKEKPDISKLRASIRDVTHKMDLSYGMMGSLFRSGSRQTFFSSQVVRYADLYAATFLNLIYYPFSYMFRAPAMLMPHESTVAHEQRFVMETPMISRSRTFKFNDEEEEPTKPSKTLYVDSANNQIPHARPETPRNVTHTHDEDCSDEDSDSQKHGNHVRTCSRSGNCK; encoded by the exons AATATTTGTCAACCGTAGTCTAcatttagaaaacatcaaGTTCTATGGCTTCGATATGGATTACACGTTGGCAG AGTACAAGTCGCCGCAGTACGAGCAACTGGGTTTCACGTTGCTGAAAGATCGCCTCGTGTCGTTGGGATATCCGCAAGAAATTACAGCGTTCGAGTACGATCCAAGCTTTCCAGTGCGAGGGTTATGGTTCGACACTCTTTACGGAAATCTCTTGAAGGTGGATGCTTACGGAAACATTCTAGTTTGTGTTCACGGTTTCGAGTTTTTAAAACA TTCACAAGTATACGAGCTTTacccaaacaaatttttacaattgGACGAATCCAGGGTTTACGTGCTCAACACGCTGTTCAATCTTCCCGAAACGTATTTGCTAGCATGCCTGATAGACTTTTTTACCAATTCGCCGCAATACTCGCGAGAGAAGACAGGCGTGAAAGAAGGAGAGCTCACGATGAGCTTCAAGAGTATATTCCAGGACGTTCGAAGCGCAGTGGACTGGATACATCTACACGGTGACCTTAAAACTAAAACTATCGAGAATTTGGACGAGTACGTGAAAAAAGACGAAAGGCTACCGATGTTCCTTACCAGGATCCGGGAAAGCGGGGCGAGAGTGTTCCTTTTAACGAATAGCGATTACGTTTTTACCGATAAAATAATGACTTATCTCTTTGATTTTCCACACGGAGCAAGG CCCGACGAACCTCACAGAAATtggaaaacatattttgataCTATCGTAGTAGACGCCAGGAAGCCGTTGTTTTTCGGAGAAGGTACAATTTTGCGACAAGTAGATACGAGGACCGGTGCTTTGAAGCTAGGAACACACAAGGGCCCGCTTCATACAG GTGAAGTTTACTCAGGTGGTTCGTGCGACGTGTTCACCGAGCTTATAGGCGCAAAGGGCAAAGACGTTTTGTACGTTGGAGATCATATTTTTGGTGATATTTTaaagagtaaaaaaattaGAGGGTGGAGAACGTTTTTGATAGTGCCTGAACTCGTTCAAGAACTTCATGTTTGGACGGACAAGTGTCAATTATTCGCTGAATTACAGAACCTAGATGTTATGCTAGGAGAAATGTATAA AAATTTAGATAGCAGCACAAAAGAAAAACCTGACATTTCAAAGCTCCGAGCATCCATAAGGGACGTCACGCACAAAATGGATCTGTCTTACGGAATGATGGGTTCTCTGTTTCGTAGCGGAAGTAGGCAAACCTTTTTCAGCAGTCAAGTGGTGAGGTATGCTGATCTTTACGCGGCAACCTTCTTGAACCTCATTTATTATCCGTTCTCGTACATGTTTCGAGCTCCTGCCATGTTG ATGCCCCATGAAAGTACAGTGGCTCACGAACAGAGATTTGTAATGGAAACACCAATGATTAGTCGATCCCGAACTTTTAAGTTtaacgacgaagaagaagaaccaACCAAGCCTTCG AAGACGTTATACGTGGATTCTGCAAACAATCAAATACCACATGCAAGGCCTGAAACTCCGCGCAATGTAACGCATACACACGACGAAGATTGTAGTGACGAAGACAGTGACTCTCAAAAGCACGGGAATCACGTAAGAACGTGTTCAAGAAGTGGTAACtgtaaatga
- the LOC128875574 gene encoding protein FRA10AC1 — protein sequence MFPAYAYLSAYDRHKKLINDYLLLHGSSVSSLKRDTSRDKTDYDVIRENHRFLWDEDNDTPESWGAKLAKKYYDKLFKEYCIADLTYYKQNKIALRWRTEKEVIVGKGQFECGNKKCKVKEGLRSWEVNFGYIEHGEKKHALVKLRLCPDCSVHLNYRSQKREAKRHKTLRRLGTNLETRDSIPSTSAVEIKIEENEAVNNSEKSIEQTEKDESKIWKEKPVDSLEKTREEEFEEYLADLLM from the exons ATGTTTCCAGCATACGCTTACTTGTCAGCTTATGACAGACACAAGAAActtataaatgattatttattgttacatGGAAGTTCGGTATCGTCCTTGAAACGAGACAC GTCCCGAGATAAGACAGACTACGACGTTATTAGAGAAAACCACAGATTTCTCTGGGATGAAGATAACGATACGCCAGAGTCGTGGGGTGCGAAATTAGCGAAAAAGTATTATGACAAATTGTTTAAGGAATATTGCATAGCTGATTTAACgtattacaaacaaaataag ATTGCCTTAAGATGGAGAACGGAGAAAGAAGTAATTGTTGGTAAAGGACAGTTTGAatgtggaaataaaaaatgtaaagtaaaagAAGGGCTAAGATCTTGGGAAGTAAACTTTGGTTACATAGAACATGGAGAGAAAAAGCATGCTCTTGTGAAATTAA GATTGTGTCCTGATTGCTCAGTGCATTTAAATTATCGATCGCAGAAACGCGAAGCGAAAAGACATAAAACATTGAGGAGATTAGGAACGAACTTGGAAACCCGCGATAGCATACCTAGTACATCTGCGGTAgagattaaaattgaagagaacGAAGCCgtaaataattctgaaaaatccattgaacaaacagaaaaagaTGAATCGAAAATTTGGAAAGAAAAACCAGTAGACAGTTTAGAAAAGACCAGGGAAGAGGAATTCGAAGAATATTTAGCAGATCTGCTGATGTAA
- the LOC128875566 gene encoding cytosolic purine 5'-nucleotidase isoform X6, producing the protein MWLKDVNDDVLPADFVNSRCCVQNEIFVNRSLHLENIKFYGFDMDYTLAEYKSPQYEQLGFTLLKDRLVSLGYPQEITAFEYDPSFPVRGLWFDTLYGNLLKVDAYGNILVCVHGFEFLKHSQVYELYPNKFLQLDESRVYVLNTLFNLPETYLLACLIDFFTNSPQYSREKTGVKEGELTMSFKSIFQDVRSAVDWIHLHGDLKTKTIENLDEYVKKDERLPMFLTRIRESGARVFLLTNSDYVFTDKIMTYLFDFPHGARPDEPHRNWKTYFDTIVVDARKPLFFGEGTILRQVDTRTGALKLGTHKGPLHTGEVYSGGSCDVFTELIGAKGKDVLYVGDHIFGDILKSKKIRGWRTFLIVPELVQELHVWTDKCQLFAELQNLDVMLGEMYKNLDSSTKEKPDISKLRASIRDVTHKMDLSYGMMGSLFRSGSRQTFFSSQVVRYADLYAATFLNLIYYPFSYMFRAPAMLMPHESTVAHEQRFVMETPMISRSRTFKFNDEEEEPTKPSKTLYVDSANNQIPHARPETPRNVTHTHDEDCSDEDSDSQKHGNHVRTCSRSGNCK; encoded by the exons ATGTGGCTGAAGGATGTGAATGACGACGTCTTACCGGCAGATTTCGTGAACTCGCGATGCTGCGTCCAAAACGA AATATTTGTCAACCGTAGTCTAcatttagaaaacatcaaGTTCTATGGCTTCGATATGGATTACACGTTGGCAG AGTACAAGTCGCCGCAGTACGAGCAACTGGGTTTCACGTTGCTGAAAGATCGCCTCGTGTCGTTGGGATATCCGCAAGAAATTACAGCGTTCGAGTACGATCCAAGCTTTCCAGTGCGAGGGTTATGGTTCGACACTCTTTACGGAAATCTCTTGAAGGTGGATGCTTACGGAAACATTCTAGTTTGTGTTCACGGTTTCGAGTTTTTAAAACA TTCACAAGTATACGAGCTTTacccaaacaaatttttacaattgGACGAATCCAGGGTTTACGTGCTCAACACGCTGTTCAATCTTCCCGAAACGTATTTGCTAGCATGCCTGATAGACTTTTTTACCAATTCGCCGCAATACTCGCGAGAGAAGACAGGCGTGAAAGAAGGAGAGCTCACGATGAGCTTCAAGAGTATATTCCAGGACGTTCGAAGCGCAGTGGACTGGATACATCTACACGGTGACCTTAAAACTAAAACTATCGAGAATTTGGACGAGTACGTGAAAAAAGACGAAAGGCTACCGATGTTCCTTACCAGGATCCGGGAAAGCGGGGCGAGAGTGTTCCTTTTAACGAATAGCGATTACGTTTTTACCGATAAAATAATGACTTATCTCTTTGATTTTCCACACGGAGCAAGG CCCGACGAACCTCACAGAAATtggaaaacatattttgataCTATCGTAGTAGACGCCAGGAAGCCGTTGTTTTTCGGAGAAGGTACAATTTTGCGACAAGTAGATACGAGGACCGGTGCTTTGAAGCTAGGAACACACAAGGGCCCGCTTCATACAG GTGAAGTTTACTCAGGTGGTTCGTGCGACGTGTTCACCGAGCTTATAGGCGCAAAGGGCAAAGACGTTTTGTACGTTGGAGATCATATTTTTGGTGATATTTTaaagagtaaaaaaattaGAGGGTGGAGAACGTTTTTGATAGTGCCTGAACTCGTTCAAGAACTTCATGTTTGGACGGACAAGTGTCAATTATTCGCTGAATTACAGAACCTAGATGTTATGCTAGGAGAAATGTATAA AAATTTAGATAGCAGCACAAAAGAAAAACCTGACATTTCAAAGCTCCGAGCATCCATAAGGGACGTCACGCACAAAATGGATCTGTCTTACGGAATGATGGGTTCTCTGTTTCGTAGCGGAAGTAGGCAAACCTTTTTCAGCAGTCAAGTGGTGAGGTATGCTGATCTTTACGCGGCAACCTTCTTGAACCTCATTTATTATCCGTTCTCGTACATGTTTCGAGCTCCTGCCATGTTG ATGCCCCATGAAAGTACAGTGGCTCACGAACAGAGATTTGTAATGGAAACACCAATGATTAGTCGATCCCGAACTTTTAAGTTtaacgacgaagaagaagaaccaACCAAGCCTTCG AAGACGTTATACGTGGATTCTGCAAACAATCAAATACCACATGCAAGGCCTGAAACTCCGCGCAATGTAACGCATACACACGACGAAGATTGTAGTGACGAAGACAGTGACTCTCAAAAGCACGGGAATCACGTAAGAACGTGTTCAAGAAGTGGTAACtgtaaatga